A region from the Lolium perenne isolate Kyuss_39 chromosome 4, Kyuss_2.0, whole genome shotgun sequence genome encodes:
- the LOC127348154 gene encoding E3 ubiquitin-protein ligase WAV3-like: MATCAVCYGVMGPSEAVFTSECSHVFHPSCVSGRSACPSCSRSWFHTPTFTPSGYSSYSALRPQPARMPSMYHVAPSPSACSSCQGWIGGGVSASFTPECRHAFHLACVTGCVCPVCSTFWAYSVSSHVSRTNPPSRYTPPHLQFPAVYDDDEPLETPAPRAAAPLLEDWDLVNDAADGGGKLVLDTHCEHAAVLRGKTHDNFVVLVHAKAPGAATEAAATAAVDEPRSPLDLVTVLDVSGSMTGSKIALLKKSMEFVIDQLGPADRLSVVSFSTDARRVIPLTRMSDAGKVRAKGAVQLLKASGGTNILKGLTEAAKVLGGRRHKNAVASVILLSDGQDTYNLGNGGGYYPYDSVSQPKNYRDLVPLPLLGGEGSRPTPIHTFGFGTDNDACAMHSIAEETGGTYSFIENQAVVQDSFAQCIGGLLSVAVQEAWISVDCVHPDVRIQAVKSGRYKSSVQAYGRKASVDVGELYAEEERRFLLMVQIPKAGCEDDVTQLMKVTCTYRDTATGQVVTVAAEDVAVQRPLDVAKDDQKPNMEVAREKFRVEATVDIAAARGAAERGDHAEAARILDRRQKALLPELSGDARCEALVQDLRELSARVATRHEYEKTGRGCLLSGLSSHVQQRAASALMVGAMAHPEVEVEAGFGAAAAYATPAMHRMVGASRVNREQQQPKKSKSGSMFSTKNE, encoded by the exons ATGGCGACGTGCGCCGTCTGCTACGGCGTCATGGGGCCCTCGGAGGCCGTCTTCACGTCGGAGTGCTCCCACGTCTTCCACCCCAGCTGCGTCTCTGGCCGCTCCGCTTGCCCGTCCTGCTCCAGGTCGTGGTTCCACACGCCGACGTTCACCCCGTCCGGCTACTCGTCCTACTCTGCCCTGCGGCCGCAGCCCGCCCGGATGCCGAGCATGTACCACGTCGCTCCGTCGCCGTCGGCGTGCTCATCCTGccagggctggatcggcggcggcgtcagcGCCAGCTTCACGCCCGAGTGCCGCCACGCGTTCCACCTCGCCTGTGTCACGGGCTGCGTCTGCCCGGTCTGCAGCACGTTCTGGGCTTACAGCGTGTCGTCGCACGTCTCGCGCACCAATCCGCCGAGCCGCTACACGCCGCCGCATCTGCAGTTCCCTGCCGTGTACGACGACGACGAGCCGTTGGAGACTCcggcgccgcgcgccgccgcgccgctTCTGGAAGATTGGGATCTCGTCAATGACGCCGCCGACGGTGGAGGAAAACTCGTGCTCGACACGCACTGCGAGCACGCGGCCGTCTTGAGGGGTAAGACGCACGACAACTTCGTTGTGCTCGTGCACGCCAAGGCTCCCGGCGCCGCCACCGAGGCCGCGGCCACCGCTGCGGTTGATGAGCCACGCTCGCCCCTCGATCTGGTCACGGTGCTCGACGTCAGCGGTAGCATGACAGGCAGCAAGATCGCGCTGCTGAAGAAGTCCATGGAGTTCGTCATCGACCAGCTCGGCCCCGCCGACCGCCTCAGCGTCGTGTCGTTCTCGACCGACGCTCGCCGGGTCATCCCTCTCACGCGCATGTCGGACGCCGGGAAGGTCAGGGCCAAGGGCGCCGTGCAGTTGCTCAAGGCCAGCGGTGGAACCAACATCCTCAAGGGCCTCACCGAGGCCGCCAAGGTGCTCGGCGGCCGCCGTCACAAGAACGCCGTTGCCAGCGTCATCCTCCTCTCGGACGGCCAGGACACATACAACCTGGGAAACGGCGGCGGGTACTACCCCTACGATTCCGTTTCGCAACCTAAAAACTACCGCGATCTCGTGCCACTTCCCTTGCTCGGCGGCGAAGGCAGCCGGCCGACGCCGATACACACGTTCGGGTTCGGCACCGACAACGACGCGTGCGCGATGCACTCGATCGCGGAGGAGACTGGTGGCACGTACTCCTTCATCGAGAACCAGGCGGTCGTGCAGGACTCTTTCGCGCAGTGCATCGGCGGGCTCCTCTCGGTGGCCGTCCAGGAGGCGTGGATCTCCGTCGACTGCGTTCACCCCGACGTGCGCATCCAGGCCGTCAAGTCCGGGCGCTACAAGAGCAGCGTACAAGCGTACGGGCGCAAGGCCTCGGTGGATGTCGGCGAGCTCTACGCGGAGGAGGAGAGGCGCTTCCTGCTGATGGTGCAAATCCCAAAAGCTGGCTGCGAGGACGACGTGACGCAGCTCATGAAGGTGACGTGCACGTACCGCGACACGGCGACCGGGCAGGTGGTGACCGTGGCCGCCGAGGACGTTGCGGTGCAGAGGCCGCTGGATGTGGCCAAGGACGACCAGAAGCCGAACATGGAGGTGGCGCGGGAGAAATTCCGCGTTGAGGCGACGGTGGACAtcgcggcggcgcggggggccgCCGAGCGTGGCGATCACGCGGAGGCTGCGAGGATACTGGACCGGCGGCAGAAGGCGCTGCTGCCGGAGCTGTCCGGCGATGCGAGGTGTGAGGCGCTGGTGCAGGATCTGCGCGAGCTCAGCGCTCGCGTGGCGACCAGGCATGAGTACGAAAAGACGGGCCGCGGGTGCCTGCTGAGTGGCCTGAGCTCGCACGTCCAGCAGCGCGCAGCATCGGCCCTCATGGTCGGTGCCATGGCACATCCAGAGGTCGAAGTCGAAG CCGGGTTTGGTGCGGCTGCGGCCTACGCGACGCCGGCGATGCACAGGATGGTGGGCGCGTCGCGGGTGAACCGCGAgcagcagcagccgaagaagtccAAGAGCGGCAGCATGTTTTCAACGAAGAACGAATGA
- the LOC127297396 gene encoding uncharacterized protein isoform X2: MVSPAGRNAATADPPEEPAPAVGVPVETPPRVDGGSADPEARTEAELALAARPRLLDEETYRRLPTAQAQDDDDEDPDVDDAVVSLGLKDALLSMALSIVSVTSTAPDGSKTVRCSGIVVGVCSDGAGKHARILTASAAVCTSQGVLQDPKPKLSVRLPDGTDFEGQLLFFNDHYGLALLDITVDIEPPVASFGVSPEYGQEVFVLARGESVMARHGTILLLEEPFLGRNHNMFLSCKIPEWGTGGAVIDHDGRVTGMAFFHSPNPAIITTSTILICIEMWTQYSCIARPVLGMHLRAVDLLDLSLREQLSICHDINKGFIVDQVIIDSAAERLGIRQGNVIVFREMCGSTLPELEDFLLFRGWEYLQRNIDSCLMVDFKLDVHDLLGRARRNITLTVGLSDSSELVENNWCKLDSPRQVSTLSDPDSAAALHSLQDRDMVLTAVRSVVGVSSTRPDTNNVFQCTGIVIAITSNEAGKHARILTSSSIFCSDEGNLHHPEQKVFVHLPNKTILEGHLSFLNTHYQIALLDISTDYPLRSASFGQMPQYGQKVFLLGRDKECSVIVRRELISTLEQSSSGRNHYMFLTCECGAPMDFFGGPVIDTYGNMMGVIIAHYPKVAIISSTTVKTCIDMWEKFRCIARPMIDMDLRAVGLLGIGQHDKLSCQYNIERGFVVDMVRYGSAAEKNGIRKGRVDVIEIIDEECGSTLPQLEDYLLTLGWRFLHQGFDPRSTTDLMIRVHDLLQRTSRDVQLPLPYALS; this comes from the exons ATGGTGAGCCCGGCGGGGAGGAATGCGGCGACGGCGGACCCCCCTGAAGAGCCGGCGCCGGCGGTGGGTGTCCCGGTCGAAACGCCGCCGAGGGTGGACGGGGGCAGCGCCGACCCAGAAGCGCGGACCGAGGCGGAGCTCGCGCTAGCCGCGCGGCCGCGGCTCCTCGACGAAG AAACCTACCGTCGTCTTCCGACTGCGCAAGcgcaggacgacgacgacgaggaccccGACGTTGACGATGCCGTGGTCAGCCTGGGACTCAAGGACGCGCTCCTGTCCATGGCACTCTCCATCGTCAGCGTTACATCCACTGCACCAG ACGGGAGCAAGACCGTCCGGTGCAGCGGCATCGTTGTTGGAGTGTGTTCCGATGGGGCCGGCAAGCACGCGAGGATACTGACGGCCTCTGCAGCTGTCTGCACCTCCCAGGGCGTACTGCAGGAtccaaagcccaag CTGTCCGTACGTCTGCCGGATGGGACTGATTTCGAGGGACAGTTGTTGTTCTTCAACGACCACTATGGTCTTGCCTTGCTGGATATCACGGTGGACATCGAACCGCCGGTAGCTTCTTTTGGCGTCAGCCCAGAGTATGGTCAGGAGGTTTTTGTGTTGGCTAGAGGTGAATCCGTGATGGCTAGGCATGGGACAATCTTGCTTCTAGAAGAACCGTTTCTAGGTCGCAACCACAACATGTTTCTCAGCTGTAAAATACCTGAG TGGGGCACGGGAGGGGCCGTGATTGACCATGATGGCAGAGTGACAGGGATGGCATTTTTTCATAGCCCCAATCCAGCTATTATTACCACCTCTACTATCCTCATATGCATTGAGATGTGGACTCAGTACAg TTGTATTGCTCGCCCTGTGCTCGGTATGCACTTGCGGGCCGTGGATCTACTGGATTTATCACTCCGGGAGCAGCTTTCTATCTGCCATGATATCAATAAGGGTTTCATAGTAGATCAG GTAATTATTGATTCTGCTGCTGAGAGGCTTGGTATTAGACAAGGAAATGTGATTGTTTTCCGTGAGATGTGTGGTTCCACTCTACCTGAG TTGGAAGATTTTCTTCTCTTTCGTGGTTGGGAATACCTGCAGAGGAACATTGACTCATGCCTGATGGTAGATTTTAAG CTTGATGTTCATGATCTCCTCGGACGAGCTAGGAGAAACATTACCTTGACTGTAGGCCTATCCGATTCTTCTGAGCTGGTAGAGAACAACTGGTGTAAGCTTG ATTCTCCCCGTCAGGTTTCAACCCTCAGTGACCCTGATTCAGCTGCTGCTTTGCACTCACTTCAAGACAGGGACATGGTCCTGACTGCGGTACGCTCTGTCGTTGGTGTTTCGTCCACCAGGCCTG ATACCAACAATGTTTTCCAGTGCACAGGCATCGTCATTGCAATTACATCTAATGAGGCGGGCAAGCATGCTAGAATCCTGACGTCGTCCAGTATCTTTTGTAGTGATGAGGGCAACCTACATCATCCAGAACAAAAG GTATTTGTTCATCTGCCAAACAAAACCATCTTGGAGGGACATCTGTCATTCCTCAACACTCACTACCAGATTGCTTTACTGGATATCTCAACTGACTACCCACTGAGATCTGCTAGTTTTGGTCAAATGCCACAATATGGGCAGAAGGTATTTCTGTTGGGTAGAGACAAAGAGTGCTCGGTGATTGTTAGGCGTGAATTGATCTCAACATTGGAGCAATCTTCTTCAGGACGCAACCATTACATGTTCCTTACTTGTGAATGTGGTGCTCCTATG GATTTCTTTGGAGGACCAGTTATTGATACGTACGGTAATATGATGGGTGTCATTATTGCTCATTATCCAAAAGTGGCCATTATTTCCAGTACTACAGTGAAAACATGCATTGACATGTGGGAGAAGTTCAG ATGTATTGCTCGCCCTATGATTGATATGGACTTGAGGGCAGTTGGGCTGCTGGGGATTGGGCAGCACGACAAGCTCTCGTGTCAATACAACATCGAAAGGGGTTTCGTTGTTGATATG GTGCGTTATGGTTCTGCTGCTGAGAAGAATGGCATTAGAAAAGGACGTGTCGATGTCATTGAGATCATTGATGAAGAGTGTGGTTCAACGCTACCTCAG CTGGAAGACTACCTTCTTACACTAGGTTGGAGATTCTTGCACCAGGGCTTTGATCCGCGCTCGACGACAGACTTGATG ATTCGAGTCCATGATCTGCTCCAACGTACCAGTAGAGATGTTCAGTTGCCGCTGCCATATGCCTTGAGTTGA
- the LOC127297396 gene encoding uncharacterized protein isoform X1, producing the protein MVSPAGRNAATADPPEEPAPAVGVPVETPPRVDGGSADPEARTEAELALAARPRLLDEETYRRLPTAQAQDDDDEDPDVDDAVVSLGLKDALLSMALSIVSVTSTAPDGSKTVRCSGIVVGVCSDGAGKHARILTASAAVCTSQGVLQDPKPKLSVRLPDGTDFEGQLLFFNDHYGLALLDITVDIEPPVASFGVSPEYGQEVFVLARGESVMARHGTILLLEEPFLGRNHNMFLSCKIPEWGTGGAVIDHDGRVTGMAFFHSPNPAIITTSTILICIEMWTQYSCIARPVLGMHLRAVDLLDLSLREQLSICHDINKGFIVDQVIIDSAAERLGIRQGNVIVFREMCGSTLPEQLEDFLLFRGWEYLQRNIDSCLMVDFKLDVHDLLGRARRNITLTVGLSDSSELVENNWCKLDSPRQVSTLSDPDSAAALHSLQDRDMVLTAVRSVVGVSSTRPDTNNVFQCTGIVIAITSNEAGKHARILTSSSIFCSDEGNLHHPEQKVFVHLPNKTILEGHLSFLNTHYQIALLDISTDYPLRSASFGQMPQYGQKVFLLGRDKECSVIVRRELISTLEQSSSGRNHYMFLTCECGAPMDFFGGPVIDTYGNMMGVIIAHYPKVAIISSTTVKTCIDMWEKFRCIARPMIDMDLRAVGLLGIGQHDKLSCQYNIERGFVVDMVRYGSAAEKNGIRKGRVDVIEIIDEECGSTLPQLEDYLLTLGWRFLHQGFDPRSTTDLMIRVHDLLQRTSRDVQLPLPYALS; encoded by the exons ATGGTGAGCCCGGCGGGGAGGAATGCGGCGACGGCGGACCCCCCTGAAGAGCCGGCGCCGGCGGTGGGTGTCCCGGTCGAAACGCCGCCGAGGGTGGACGGGGGCAGCGCCGACCCAGAAGCGCGGACCGAGGCGGAGCTCGCGCTAGCCGCGCGGCCGCGGCTCCTCGACGAAG AAACCTACCGTCGTCTTCCGACTGCGCAAGcgcaggacgacgacgacgaggaccccGACGTTGACGATGCCGTGGTCAGCCTGGGACTCAAGGACGCGCTCCTGTCCATGGCACTCTCCATCGTCAGCGTTACATCCACTGCACCAG ACGGGAGCAAGACCGTCCGGTGCAGCGGCATCGTTGTTGGAGTGTGTTCCGATGGGGCCGGCAAGCACGCGAGGATACTGACGGCCTCTGCAGCTGTCTGCACCTCCCAGGGCGTACTGCAGGAtccaaagcccaag CTGTCCGTACGTCTGCCGGATGGGACTGATTTCGAGGGACAGTTGTTGTTCTTCAACGACCACTATGGTCTTGCCTTGCTGGATATCACGGTGGACATCGAACCGCCGGTAGCTTCTTTTGGCGTCAGCCCAGAGTATGGTCAGGAGGTTTTTGTGTTGGCTAGAGGTGAATCCGTGATGGCTAGGCATGGGACAATCTTGCTTCTAGAAGAACCGTTTCTAGGTCGCAACCACAACATGTTTCTCAGCTGTAAAATACCTGAG TGGGGCACGGGAGGGGCCGTGATTGACCATGATGGCAGAGTGACAGGGATGGCATTTTTTCATAGCCCCAATCCAGCTATTATTACCACCTCTACTATCCTCATATGCATTGAGATGTGGACTCAGTACAg TTGTATTGCTCGCCCTGTGCTCGGTATGCACTTGCGGGCCGTGGATCTACTGGATTTATCACTCCGGGAGCAGCTTTCTATCTGCCATGATATCAATAAGGGTTTCATAGTAGATCAG GTAATTATTGATTCTGCTGCTGAGAGGCTTGGTATTAGACAAGGAAATGTGATTGTTTTCCGTGAGATGTGTGGTTCCACTCTACCTGAG CAGTTGGAAGATTTTCTTCTCTTTCGTGGTTGGGAATACCTGCAGAGGAACATTGACTCATGCCTGATGGTAGATTTTAAG CTTGATGTTCATGATCTCCTCGGACGAGCTAGGAGAAACATTACCTTGACTGTAGGCCTATCCGATTCTTCTGAGCTGGTAGAGAACAACTGGTGTAAGCTTG ATTCTCCCCGTCAGGTTTCAACCCTCAGTGACCCTGATTCAGCTGCTGCTTTGCACTCACTTCAAGACAGGGACATGGTCCTGACTGCGGTACGCTCTGTCGTTGGTGTTTCGTCCACCAGGCCTG ATACCAACAATGTTTTCCAGTGCACAGGCATCGTCATTGCAATTACATCTAATGAGGCGGGCAAGCATGCTAGAATCCTGACGTCGTCCAGTATCTTTTGTAGTGATGAGGGCAACCTACATCATCCAGAACAAAAG GTATTTGTTCATCTGCCAAACAAAACCATCTTGGAGGGACATCTGTCATTCCTCAACACTCACTACCAGATTGCTTTACTGGATATCTCAACTGACTACCCACTGAGATCTGCTAGTTTTGGTCAAATGCCACAATATGGGCAGAAGGTATTTCTGTTGGGTAGAGACAAAGAGTGCTCGGTGATTGTTAGGCGTGAATTGATCTCAACATTGGAGCAATCTTCTTCAGGACGCAACCATTACATGTTCCTTACTTGTGAATGTGGTGCTCCTATG GATTTCTTTGGAGGACCAGTTATTGATACGTACGGTAATATGATGGGTGTCATTATTGCTCATTATCCAAAAGTGGCCATTATTTCCAGTACTACAGTGAAAACATGCATTGACATGTGGGAGAAGTTCAG ATGTATTGCTCGCCCTATGATTGATATGGACTTGAGGGCAGTTGGGCTGCTGGGGATTGGGCAGCACGACAAGCTCTCGTGTCAATACAACATCGAAAGGGGTTTCGTTGTTGATATG GTGCGTTATGGTTCTGCTGCTGAGAAGAATGGCATTAGAAAAGGACGTGTCGATGTCATTGAGATCATTGATGAAGAGTGTGGTTCAACGCTACCTCAG CTGGAAGACTACCTTCTTACACTAGGTTGGAGATTCTTGCACCAGGGCTTTGATCCGCGCTCGACGACAGACTTGATG ATTCGAGTCCATGATCTGCTCCAACGTACCAGTAGAGATGTTCAGTTGCCGCTGCCATATGCCTTGAGTTGA
- the LOC127297397 gene encoding mitochondrial inner membrane protein OXA1-like — translation MAFAARRSLACGLSRHLARRLHPSLPHLVPSHHDRSGDPSCSSPPPPPPTHHPSWFPSGDLRRNLTLPLPFGAHRNFSSGPEVDTVLSDAASSVLPAPPFPGEVAAAAAADSFPPFAAAQHLIDAVHSFTGLNWWASIALTTVLVRAATIPLLVRQFKAERTINALKPEVKAIEEDMLNSTDPRAKQERNKKLSELYRKHGVSRLTPYNLLFIQGPIFISFSCAISNMIEKVPSFKEGGAFWFTDLTTPDELYILPVLISMAFAADEINIKASRSPIRQNIKIANRVLAVSIVPLSMSFCKAHFFYWVPWTLFSLACRFAFRNPAVRQYMNIPPVVPRHVPAVQVSTSKGPKPIPTFDSSPAVNGSEQSSSEPRDKSVDVEKKRRTPSVITIRVRE, via the exons atggcgtTCGCCGCGCGGAGGAGCCTGGCCTGCGGCCTCTCCCGCCACCTCGCCCGCCGTCTCCACCCGTCCCTCCCCCACCTCGTCCCCTCCCACCACGACCGGAGCGGTGACCCCTCCTGCTCCTcccctccgccgcctcctcctaccCACCACCCCTCGTGGTTTCCCTCCGGTGACCTCCGCCGAAACCTAACCCTCCCCCTCCCCTTCGGCGCCCACCGTAACTTCTCCTCCGGACCCGAGGTGGACACCGTCCTCTCCGACGCTGCATCCTCAGTTCTACCCGCGCCGCCTTTCCCGGGGGaggtggccgccgccgccgccgccgactcgTTCCCCCCGTTCGCCGCCGCGCAGCACCTCATCGACGCCGTCCATTCCTTCACCGGGCTCAATTG GTGGGCTTCGATTGCGCTGACGACCGTGCTGGTCCGGGCCGCGACGATCCCGCTGCTGGTGCGCCAGTTCAAGGCCGAGAGGACGATCAAT GCATTGAAGCCAGAAGTTAAAGCAATCGAGGAGGATATGTTAAAT TCAACGGACCCACGTGCGAAGCAAGAGAGGAATAAGAAATTGAGTGAGCTATACAGAAA GCATGGTGTTAGTCGATTGACACCGTATAACCTTCTATTCATCCAAGGGCCTATCTTCATAAGTTTTTCCTGTGCT ATAAGTAACATGATAGAGAAAGTCCCTTCTTTCAAAGAAGGTGGAGCATTTTGGTTTACTGATTTGACAACTCCTGACGAGCTTTACATCCTCCcggtgttgatatcaatggcattCGCTGCGGATGAG ATCAATATAAAAGCAAGCAGAAGTCCTATCCGGCAAAACATAAAGATTGCGAACAGAGTACTGGCAGTTTCGATTGTACCATTATCAATGAGCTTTTGCAAG GCACATTTCTTCTACTGGGTGCCATGGACCTTGTTCTCTCTTGCGTGTCGATTTG CTTTCCGGAATCCAGCCGTAAGGCAATACATGAATATTCCTCCAGTCGTACCACGGCATGTACCTGCTGTGCAAGTGTCGACCTCCAAGGGGCCAAAGCCAATTCCAACATTTGATTCATCGCCTGCAGTTAATGGATCTGAGCAGTCTAGTTCTGAGCCTAGGGACAAGAGTGTAGATGTTGAGAAGAAGCGGCGAACCCCTAGTGTGATAACTATcagagtgcgagagtaa